One stretch of Actinacidiphila sp. DG2A-62 DNA includes these proteins:
- a CDS encoding DUF3027 domain-containing protein produces the protein MRSRTPDRLCAEAVDVALAVTEEAAGPHAVGEHLGVIAEGDRVVTHLFACKEPAYRGWQWATTLTRASRAKAVTIDETVLVPGPDAVLAPEWVPWSERLRPGDMGPGDLLPTEADDLRLEPGWTGEQAPTDAEVEALAAQAAQAGGAEDGEWGAGGTEPADVIAPPPAVATIGSIAAQLGFGRQRVLSRYGLHAAADRWEEQFGAKTPMAQAAPANCVSCGFLLPIAGSLSQAFGICANEFSPADGRLVSLGYGCGGHSEAAVMPRPPQPAPMALDEYHDAETLALSDPPSPSAAPETD, from the coding sequence ATGCGAAGCCGTACCCCTGACCGCCTGTGCGCCGAGGCGGTCGATGTCGCGCTCGCCGTCACCGAGGAGGCGGCCGGGCCGCACGCGGTCGGCGAGCACCTCGGCGTCATCGCCGAGGGCGACCGTGTCGTCACCCACCTCTTCGCCTGCAAGGAACCGGCCTACCGCGGCTGGCAGTGGGCGACCACGCTCACCCGGGCGTCGCGGGCGAAGGCGGTGACCATCGACGAGACGGTCCTGGTGCCCGGGCCGGACGCGGTGCTCGCGCCCGAGTGGGTGCCCTGGAGCGAGCGGCTGCGGCCGGGCGACATGGGGCCGGGCGACCTGCTGCCCACCGAGGCGGACGACCTGCGTCTGGAGCCCGGCTGGACCGGGGAGCAGGCGCCCACCGACGCGGAGGTCGAGGCGCTCGCGGCGCAGGCGGCGCAGGCCGGCGGCGCGGAGGACGGCGAGTGGGGCGCGGGCGGCACGGAGCCGGCCGACGTCATCGCGCCGCCGCCCGCGGTCGCCACGATCGGGTCGATCGCCGCGCAGTTGGGGTTCGGGCGGCAGCGGGTGCTCTCGCGCTACGGCCTGCACGCGGCGGCCGACCGCTGGGAGGAGCAGTTCGGCGCGAAGACGCCCATGGCGCAGGCCGCGCCGGCGAACTGCGTCAGCTGCGGGTTCCTGCTGCCGATCGCCGGGTCGCTCAGCCAGGCGTTCGGCATCTGCGCGAACGAGTTCTCCCCGGCGGACGGCCGGCTCGTCTCGCTCGGCTACGGCTGCGGGGGCCACTCCGAGGCCGCGGTGATGCCCCGCCCGCCGCAGCCGGCGCCGATGGCGCTGGACGAGTACCACGACGCGGAGACGCTCGCGCTGAGCGACCCCCCGAGCCCTTCGGCCGCGCCGGAAACCGACTGA
- a CDS encoding MFS transporter — protein sequence MARTVTAGPGPVRRAGRALASVVGRSGGAVVRRVRRSTHKGGAGESGLAKLIELHAVHSAGDMLVTVALASTVFFSVPTGQARGRVALYLLITMAPFALLAPVVGPLLDRLGHGRRAAMAGSLIARAVLAWTMAGVISTAGLGLYPAALGVLVASKAYGVVRSAVVPRLLPERTTLVKANSRVTFAGLLTTAVAAPLGAGLHAIGAPWPLYGAFVIYIAGALLSMTLDPKVDSARGENKARLSASEEPYEQARDLPGSGDGVGGAVGDRLVKGGGRGRRGGRPAQPPGLLGVGSSVLHALQGNCGLRALSGFLTMFLAFMLREHHLGGLSAAMSLGVVGVAAGAGNALGTALGAWLKARGPEVIIAGVLVCALAAATMAAGWFGLVTVATVAAVAGITQALAKLSLDALIQRDVPEEVRTSAFARSETTLQLSWVIGGGLGIVLPLNGSLGMAVAASLVLVAFLVSVRGLLGAARRGGGTARARVA from the coding sequence GTGGCACGAACCGTGACCGCGGGCCCAGGGCCCGTACGCCGGGCCGGACGCGCCCTCGCCAGCGTCGTGGGGCGGTCCGGTGGCGCCGTCGTGCGCCGGGTGCGCCGTTCGACGCACAAGGGCGGCGCGGGCGAGTCGGGCCTGGCGAAACTGATCGAACTGCACGCCGTGCACTCCGCGGGCGACATGCTGGTGACCGTCGCGCTGGCCAGCACGGTGTTCTTCTCGGTGCCCACCGGCCAGGCGCGCGGCCGGGTGGCGCTCTACCTGCTGATCACGATGGCGCCGTTCGCGCTCCTCGCGCCGGTGGTTGGGCCGCTGCTGGACCGGCTCGGCCACGGCCGCAGGGCCGCGATGGCCGGCTCGCTGATCGCCCGCGCGGTGCTCGCCTGGACGATGGCCGGCGTGATCAGCACCGCGGGCCTGGGGCTGTACCCGGCGGCGCTCGGCGTGCTGGTGGCCTCGAAGGCGTACGGCGTGGTGCGCAGCGCGGTGGTCCCCCGGCTGCTGCCGGAGAGAACCACCCTGGTGAAGGCGAACTCACGGGTCACCTTCGCGGGCCTGCTGACCACCGCCGTGGCCGCGCCGCTGGGCGCCGGCCTGCACGCCATCGGTGCGCCCTGGCCGCTGTACGGCGCGTTCGTGATCTACATCGCGGGCGCGCTGCTGTCGATGACGCTCGACCCCAAGGTGGATTCGGCCCGCGGCGAGAACAAGGCGCGGCTGTCGGCCAGCGAGGAGCCGTACGAGCAGGCGCGGGACCTGCCCGGCTCGGGCGACGGCGTCGGCGGCGCGGTGGGCGACCGGCTGGTCAAGGGCGGCGGCAGGGGCCGGCGCGGCGGGCGGCCCGCACAGCCGCCCGGGCTGCTCGGCGTCGGCTCCTCGGTGCTGCACGCCCTTCAGGGCAACTGCGGGCTGCGCGCGCTGTCCGGCTTCCTGACGATGTTCCTGGCGTTCATGCTGCGCGAGCACCACCTCGGCGGGCTGAGCGCGGCGATGTCGCTCGGCGTGGTGGGCGTCGCGGCGGGCGCGGGCAACGCGCTGGGCACGGCGCTCGGCGCGTGGCTGAAGGCCCGCGGCCCCGAGGTGATCATCGCCGGCGTGCTGGTGTGCGCGCTGGCCGCGGCCACGATGGCGGCCGGCTGGTTCGGCCTGGTCACGGTGGCGACGGTCGCCGCGGTGGCCGGCATCACGCAGGCGCTGGCCAAGCTGTCGCTGGACGCGCTGATCCAGCGGGACGTGCCGGAGGAGGTCCGCACCTCGGCCTTCGCCCGGTCCGAGACGACCCTCCAGCTGTCCTGGGTGATCGGCGGCGGCCTCGGCATAGTGCTGCCGCTCAACGGCTCGCTGGGGATGGCGGTCGCGGCCTCGCTGGTGCTGGTGGCGTTCCTGGTGTCGGTGCGGGGTCTGCTCGGCGCGGCGCGCAGGGGCGGCGGCACGGCCCGCGCCCGGGTGGCCTGA
- a CDS encoding futalosine hydrolase, whose amino-acid sequence MLVVTAVAAERDAVAAGLATAYGTADAAARVIAGGVGPAAAAAATARELALAEAAGNPYALVVSAGIGGGFAPAAPVGSLAVADAIVAADLGAQTDAGFVPVEDLGFGTGAHRPDPAAARALARALGAALGPVLTVATVTGSAARAAELAGRHPGAVAEAMEGFGVAEAAAAAGVPVAEIRAVSNAVGPRDRAAWRIGDALAALTTAFGKVPAALEVGPEHD is encoded by the coding sequence CTGCTCGTGGTGACCGCGGTCGCCGCCGAACGCGACGCCGTCGCCGCGGGGCTGGCCACGGCGTACGGGACAGCGGACGCGGCCGCGCGGGTGATCGCCGGCGGTGTCGGCCCGGCGGCGGCAGCGGCGGCCACCGCGCGCGAACTCGCCCTGGCCGAGGCGGCCGGAAACCCGTACGCGCTGGTGGTCTCCGCCGGCATCGGCGGCGGGTTCGCCCCGGCCGCGCCGGTCGGCTCGCTGGCCGTGGCGGACGCGATCGTGGCCGCCGACCTCGGCGCGCAGACCGACGCGGGCTTCGTCCCGGTCGAGGACCTCGGCTTCGGCACCGGCGCGCACCGGCCGGACCCGGCCGCCGCGCGCGCCCTCGCCCGCGCGCTGGGCGCGGCGCTCGGCCCGGTGCTGACGGTCGCCACGGTGACCGGCAGCGCGGCGCGCGCCGCGGAGCTGGCCGGCCGTCACCCGGGCGCGGTGGCGGAGGCGATGGAGGGCTTCGGCGTGGCGGAGGCCGCGGCGGCGGCCGGCGTCCCGGTCGCGGAGATCCGCGCGGTGTCCAACGCGGTGGGCCCCCGCGACCGCGCGGCCTGGCGGATCGGCGACGCGCTCGCCGCGCTGACGACGGCCTTCGGGAAGGTCCCGGCGGCCCTGGAGGTTGGACCGGAACATGACTGA
- a CDS encoding 1,4-dihydroxy-6-naphthoate synthase — translation MTDATTETTAAAGARTRTDDAAAPRATGAADEALRIAYSPCPNDTFVFHAWAHGLVPGAPPLDVSFADIDITNGMAERGEFDVLKVSYAVLPWVLQEYALLPCGGALGRGCGPLVLTGEGGARTGAELAGRTVAVPSERSTAYLLFRLWAAAEVPGGVGEIVVLPFHEIMPAVRDGRVDAGLVIHEARFTYQNYGLRKLADMGEHWEATTGLPIPLGAIIAKRSLGKQRLHALAEAARASVRAAWDDPAASRSYVLAHSQEMDPAVADQHIALYVNEFTADLGEDGYAAVRGLLTRAAAEGLVPELAPDALAF, via the coding sequence ATGACTGACGCCACGACCGAAACGACCGCCGCCGCCGGCGCGCGCACCCGCACCGACGACGCCGCCGCTCCCCGCGCCACCGGCGCCGCGGACGAGGCCCTGCGCATCGCGTACTCGCCCTGCCCGAACGACACCTTCGTCTTCCACGCCTGGGCGCACGGCCTGGTGCCCGGCGCGCCGCCGCTGGACGTCTCGTTCGCGGACATCGACATCACCAACGGCATGGCCGAGCGCGGCGAGTTCGACGTGCTGAAGGTGTCCTACGCCGTGCTGCCGTGGGTGCTCCAGGAGTACGCGCTGCTGCCGTGCGGCGGCGCGCTGGGCCGCGGCTGCGGGCCGCTGGTGCTGACCGGCGAGGGCGGCGCGCGCACCGGGGCGGAGCTGGCCGGGCGCACGGTCGCGGTGCCCAGCGAGCGGTCCACGGCGTACCTGCTGTTCCGGCTGTGGGCGGCGGCCGAGGTCCCGGGCGGGGTCGGCGAGATCGTCGTGCTGCCGTTCCACGAGATCATGCCGGCGGTGCGCGACGGGCGGGTGGACGCGGGCCTAGTGATCCACGAGGCCCGGTTCACGTACCAGAACTACGGGCTGCGCAAGCTCGCGGACATGGGCGAGCACTGGGAGGCCACCACCGGGCTGCCGATCCCGCTGGGCGCGATCATCGCCAAGCGGTCGCTGGGCAAGCAGCGGCTGCACGCGCTGGCCGAAGCGGCGCGCGCGTCGGTGCGGGCCGCCTGGGACGACCCGGCGGCCTCGCGGTCCTATGTGCTCGCGCACTCCCAGGAGATGGACCCGGCGGTCGCGGACCAGCACATCGCGCTGTACGTCAACGAGTTCACCGCGGACCTCGGCGAGGACGGCTACGCGGCGGTCCGCGGGCTGCTCACCCGGGCCGCCGCGGAGGGGCTGGTGCCGGAACTCGCCCCGGACGCGCTGGCGTTCTGA
- a CDS encoding cold-shock protein: MPTGKVKWFNSEKGFGFLSRDDGGDVFVHSSVLPDGVAALKPGQRVEFGVVAGQRGDQALSVTLLDPAPSVAAAQRRKPDELLPIVQDLTTLLEDVARSLQRGRYPDKAHGHKIASVLRVVADQLDV, encoded by the coding sequence GTGCCTACCGGCAAGGTCAAGTGGTTCAACAGCGAGAAGGGCTTCGGCTTCCTCTCCCGCGACGACGGCGGTGACGTCTTCGTCCACTCCTCCGTCCTGCCCGACGGCGTGGCGGCCCTCAAGCCCGGACAGCGCGTGGAATTCGGAGTCGTCGCCGGCCAGCGCGGCGACCAGGCGCTGTCGGTGACGCTGCTCGACCCGGCGCCCTCGGTCGCCGCCGCGCAACGGCGCAAGCCGGACGAGCTGCTGCCGATCGTCCAGGACCTCACCACCCTCCTGGAGGACGTGGCCCGCTCGCTCCAGCGCGGCCGCTACCCCGACAAGGCGCACGGCCACAAGATCGCCTCGGTGCTGCGCGTCGTCGCCGACCAGTTGGACGTCTGA
- a CDS encoding HAD family hydrolase, with protein MTVGFDLDMTLIDSRPGIKAVYDRLVAETGVYIDTELVVTRLGPPLDEELANWFPAERVPEMSERYRALYPAHAIEPTPAMPGALAAIDAVRAAGGRPVVVTAKYEPNARMHLDHVGIRADLRGWLWAEAKAEALLEWGASVYVGDHVGDVRGARTAGALSVAVATGPCGADELRAAGADVVLADLTEFPGWLADYTSAAA; from the coding sequence CTGACCGTGGGGTTCGACCTCGACATGACGCTGATCGACTCGCGGCCGGGCATCAAGGCGGTGTACGACCGGCTGGTCGCCGAGACCGGTGTGTACATCGACACCGAGCTGGTGGTGACGCGGCTCGGGCCGCCGCTGGACGAGGAGTTGGCGAACTGGTTCCCGGCCGAGCGGGTGCCGGAGATGAGCGAGCGCTACCGCGCGCTGTACCCGGCGCACGCGATCGAGCCGACGCCCGCGATGCCCGGCGCGCTCGCGGCGATCGACGCGGTGCGCGCGGCCGGCGGCCGTCCGGTCGTGGTGACGGCCAAGTACGAGCCGAACGCGCGGATGCACCTGGACCACGTCGGCATCCGGGCCGACCTGCGCGGCTGGCTGTGGGCCGAGGCGAAGGCGGAGGCGCTGCTGGAGTGGGGCGCCTCGGTGTACGTCGGGGACCACGTCGGCGACGTGCGGGGCGCGCGGACCGCGGGCGCGCTGTCGGTGGCGGTGGCCACCGGGCCGTGCGGCGCGGACGAACTGCGCGCGGCCGGCGCGGACGTGGTGCTGGCGGACCTGACGGAGTTCCCCGGCTGGCTCGCCGACTACACGTCCGCGGCGGCCTGA
- a CDS encoding helicase C-terminal domain-containing protein, protein MTTGDIVPRTLAEDLRARDDAALALLLRARPDLLAPVPGDLTQLATRAATRASVLRALDRLDAFTHQVAEALAVAPDPCDVATLASLMTGTHPAPPAEPGAAASRTDPHPPGARGTAPAPPAAEVVATGNGPASGAAPAASAGASAAAGGGATRAAAKGADARAAEVIAGGAEGAAGTPAGGGEGAWASGLDAGVAAAVAGALPGAVRTLRVRGLVWGADDRLRLVRTARDVLAPSPSSGSGTGLGPSVGEATAGMSPARLQEVLADAGLPATHDPVSAITALTALFADAERLGALLAGAPEGVDGVLARLVWGPPYGEVRDATAPVRAADAATPVQWLLARGLLLPPPAQRGAAPRGRPRPARRTRPPLPEPTPPPVEPIARTARTVDTTAAGQAFTAVATVTELLTEWHSGGPPVLRAGGVGVRDLKRLAAALDLSEQQTAFWLELAYAAGLVAPDGEVDEVYAPTPAADEWRQLPAARQWLALATAWLGTTRTAPLVGTRDPKGRALSALGPDLDRSLAPRVRLAALRVLAALPPGSAASPDDLLARLRWLRPLRGSADAFRAELLRWALDEAEVLGVTGRGALAAHARPLVGVPPGADQAREPDGTATDDDAAGQGGPPGRAGGKAVSAREAGDRAVALLEPLLPEPLDHVLLQADLTAVAPGPLEAPLAETLGVLADVESKGGATVYRFTPESVRRALDAGRSASELQEFLTAHSRTPVPQPLSYLIDDVARRHGALRVGAASAYLRCDDDALLTELLADRRANGLGLRRLAPTVVAAQCDPATLLERLRAMGLAPAAESADGDVLITRADARRTPPRAAPVPVADGPPVPEPALLGAAVKAIRAGDRAATAVRRGAAAADPAGSPAPGGPGGPGTGGPPRTAAAETLATVQAAALAGESLWIGYVNADGAASQRVIAPVRVEGGYVTAYDHTADEVRTFALHRITGVSELADDPA, encoded by the coding sequence ATGACGACCGGGGACATCGTGCCGCGGACACTCGCGGAGGACCTGCGCGCTCGGGACGACGCGGCGCTGGCGCTGCTGCTGCGCGCCCGTCCCGATCTGCTCGCCCCCGTCCCCGGCGACCTCACGCAACTCGCCACCCGTGCGGCGACCCGCGCGTCCGTGCTGCGCGCGCTGGACCGCCTCGACGCCTTCACCCACCAGGTCGCGGAGGCCCTGGCGGTCGCCCCGGACCCCTGCGACGTCGCCACCCTCGCGTCCCTGATGACCGGAACGCACCCGGCGCCGCCGGCCGAGCCCGGCGCCGCGGCGAGCCGGACCGATCCCCACCCCCCGGGCGCGCGGGGCACCGCTCCCGCGCCGCCGGCCGCCGAGGTCGTCGCGACCGGGAACGGCCCGGCCTCCGGGGCCGCGCCCGCTGCCTCGGCCGGCGCATCGGCCGCGGCCGGCGGCGGCGCGACGCGGGCGGCCGCGAAGGGGGCCGACGCGCGGGCCGCCGAGGTCATCGCGGGCGGCGCGGAGGGCGCGGCCGGCACGCCCGCGGGCGGCGGGGAGGGGGCTTGGGCCTCGGGGCTCGACGCCGGGGTCGCGGCGGCGGTCGCCGGCGCGCTGCCCGGGGCGGTGCGGACGCTGCGCGTGCGCGGCCTGGTGTGGGGTGCGGACGACCGGCTGCGACTGGTCAGGACCGCCCGCGACGTGCTCGCGCCGTCGCCGTCCTCCGGGTCGGGCACCGGCCTCGGGCCGAGCGTCGGCGAGGCCACCGCGGGCATGTCGCCGGCCCGGCTGCAGGAGGTCCTGGCCGACGCCGGGCTGCCGGCCACGCACGACCCGGTCAGCGCGATCACCGCGCTGACCGCGCTGTTCGCGGACGCCGAACGGCTCGGCGCGCTGCTGGCCGGCGCGCCCGAGGGCGTGGACGGCGTGCTCGCGCGGCTGGTGTGGGGCCCGCCGTACGGCGAGGTGCGGGACGCGACCGCGCCGGTACGCGCCGCGGACGCCGCGACGCCCGTGCAGTGGCTGCTGGCCCGCGGCCTGCTGCTGCCACCGCCGGCACAACGTGGTGCTGCCCCGCGAGGCCGCCCTCGCCCTGCGCGGCGGACGCGCCCACCGCTCCCCGAGCCGACCCCGCCGCCGGTGGAGCCGATCGCGCGCACCGCCCGCACCGTCGACACGACCGCGGCCGGGCAGGCGTTCACCGCGGTCGCCACGGTCACCGAGCTGCTGACCGAGTGGCACAGCGGGGGCCCGCCGGTGCTGCGCGCGGGCGGCGTCGGCGTACGCGACCTCAAGCGGCTCGCCGCCGCCCTCGACCTGTCCGAGCAGCAGACCGCGTTCTGGCTCGAACTCGCCTACGCCGCGGGCCTGGTCGCCCCCGACGGCGAGGTGGACGAGGTCTACGCGCCGACGCCGGCCGCCGACGAGTGGCGGCAGCTGCCCGCGGCGCGGCAGTGGCTGGCGCTGGCCACCGCGTGGCTGGGCACGACCCGTACCGCTCCCCTGGTCGGCACCCGCGACCCCAAGGGCCGCGCCCTGTCCGCGCTGGGCCCCGACCTCGACCGCTCGCTCGCGCCGCGGGTCCGCCTGGCAGCGCTGCGCGTGCTGGCGGCGCTGCCCCCGGGGTCCGCGGCCTCGCCCGACGACCTGCTGGCCCGGTTGCGCTGGCTGCGCCCCCTGCGCGGCTCCGCGGACGCCTTCCGCGCGGAACTGCTGCGCTGGGCCCTCGACGAGGCCGAGGTCCTCGGCGTCACCGGCCGCGGCGCCCTGGCCGCCCACGCCCGTCCCCTGGTCGGCGTCCCGCCGGGCGCCGACCAGGCCCGCGAGCCCGACGGGACGGCGACCGACGACGACGCCGCGGGCCAGGGCGGCCCGCCCGGCCGGGCGGGCGGGAAGGCGGTGTCCGCCCGCGAGGCCGGGGACCGCGCCGTCGCGCTGCTGGAGCCGCTGCTGCCCGAGCCGCTGGACCACGTCCTGTTGCAGGCCGACCTGACCGCGGTCGCGCCGGGGCCGCTGGAGGCGCCGCTCGCCGAGACGCTGGGCGTGCTCGCCGACGTGGAGTCCAAGGGCGGGGCGACGGTCTACCGGTTCACCCCCGAGTCGGTGCGGCGCGCGCTGGACGCCGGGCGCAGCGCGTCCGAGCTGCAGGAGTTCCTGACCGCGCACTCGCGCACGCCGGTGCCGCAGCCGCTCAGCTACCTGATCGACGACGTGGCCCGCCGGCACGGCGCCCTGCGGGTGGGCGCCGCGTCGGCCTATCTGCGCTGCGACGACGACGCGCTGCTGACCGAACTCCTCGCCGACCGCCGCGCGAACGGCCTGGGCCTGCGCCGGCTCGCCCCCACCGTGGTCGCCGCACAGTGCGACCCGGCGACGCTGCTGGAACGCCTGCGCGCGATGGGCCTCGCGCCCGCCGCCGAGTCCGCCGACGGCGACGTGCTGATCACCCGCGCCGACGCCCGGCGCACTCCGCCGCGCGCCGCGCCGGTACCCGTAGCCGACGGTCCGCCGGTGCCGGAGCCCGCGCTGCTCGGCGCGGCGGTGAAGGCGATCCGGGCGGGCGACCGCGCGGCCACCGCGGTACGCCGCGGCGCCGCGGCCGCCGACCCGGCCGGCTCACCCGCCCCGGGCGGCCCCGGCGGGCCGGGGACCGGCGGGCCGCCGCGGACGGCCGCCGCGGAGACCCTCGCCACGGTGCAGGCCGCGGCGCTGGCCGGCGAGTCGCTGTGGATCGGCTACGTCAACGCGGACGGCGCGGCCAGTCAGCGGGTCATCGCCCCGGTCCGGGTCGAGGGCGGCTACGTGACCGCCTACGACCACACCGCCGACGAGGTGCGGACCTTCGCGCTGCACCGCATCACCGGCGTTTCCGAGTTGGCCGACGATCCCGCCTGA
- a CDS encoding VanZ family protein, with protein sequence MLVTALVMVIVEAIQGTIVEGRAFDIDDVILNTSGALIGYLLLGRRLGRALHPRRTHWWHRLGFGTPPPRPAPAGKPGGPGSASRARGAGKPGGGSDRGPGGAGPGGAGGVGGWFRRDRRPTRKRR encoded by the coding sequence GTGCTGGTCACCGCCCTGGTCATGGTGATCGTCGAGGCGATCCAGGGCACGATCGTCGAGGGCCGCGCGTTCGACATCGACGACGTGATCCTCAACACCTCGGGCGCGCTGATCGGTTACCTGCTGCTCGGACGGCGGCTCGGGCGGGCGCTGCACCCGCGGCGTACGCACTGGTGGCACCGGCTGGGCTTCGGCACCCCGCCGCCCCGGCCCGCCCCGGCGGGAAAGCCGGGCGGGCCGGGGTCCGCGAGCCGTGCCCGGGGGGCGGGAAAGCCGGGCGGTGGCTCGGACCGTGGCCCCGGCGGCGCGGGCCCCGGCGGCGCGGGCGGCGTCGGCGGATGGTTCAGGCGGGATCGTCGGCCAACTCGGAAACGCCGGTGA
- a CDS encoding Uma2 family endonuclease gives MSVAHENHYGPWTVEEVLALGEDRGQRRELVGDALIMSPNPGTKHQRASPRLAMLLDSAIRAAGAPYEVLEAVNVVLPDGLFIPDIAVVDAAAAAEDPVTYDAESVLLVVEIVSPSSNGRRIDRLLKPPYYAEAGIEHLWRLELVPATTLVVSELEAGRYVERLSAEAGRTSLIEKPFPVELDPGTLVRQPRS, from the coding sequence ATGAGCGTTGCGCACGAAAACCACTACGGGCCCTGGACCGTAGAGGAAGTGCTCGCGCTGGGGGAGGACCGCGGACAGCGGCGGGAACTGGTGGGGGACGCACTGATCATGTCGCCGAATCCGGGCACCAAGCACCAGCGGGCGTCGCCCCGGCTGGCCATGCTCCTCGACAGCGCGATCCGAGCAGCCGGTGCGCCGTACGAAGTGCTGGAAGCCGTGAACGTCGTCCTGCCCGACGGCCTCTTCATCCCGGACATCGCCGTGGTCGACGCCGCGGCGGCGGCCGAGGACCCGGTGACGTACGACGCGGAGTCGGTGCTGCTCGTCGTCGAGATCGTCTCGCCCTCCTCGAACGGACGGCGCATCGACCGACTGCTCAAGCCGCCGTACTACGCGGAGGCGGGCATCGAGCACCTGTGGCGGCTGGAGCTGGTGCCGGCCACCACCCTGGTGGTCTCGGAGCTGGAAGCCGGTCGCTACGTGGAACGGCTCAGCGCCGAGGCCGGACGCACCTCGCTGATAGAGAAGCCGTTCCCCGTGGAGCTGGACCCGGGCACGCTGGTGCGGCAGCCGAGGAGCTGA
- a CDS encoding LPXTG cell wall anchor domain-containing protein, which yields MDHQQTHAPAEPRERGTFRAVAASTAVVGAAVIAAAGLLLPGSASGASPADDGNQVSGYSDAGWPSDGPSDDTGWPSTGPSDTGWPSPGASDTSCPPSETPPTHPTHTPPTHPTHTPPTHPTHTPPTHPTHTPPTHPTHTPPTHPTHTPPTHPTHTPPTHTSPTHPTHTPPTHPTHTPPTHPTHTPPTHPTHTPPTHPTHTPPTHPTHTPPTHPTHTPPTQPTHTWPSHTPHGHLPHTGSDGMMWTAAAAAGALAAGGALVVFTRRRGRHG from the coding sequence ATGGATCACCAGCAGACGCACGCCCCCGCCGAGCCGCGCGAGCGGGGGACGTTCCGAGCCGTTGCGGCGTCCACGGCCGTGGTCGGCGCGGCGGTCATCGCCGCGGCCGGCTTGCTGCTCCCCGGTTCCGCCTCGGGCGCTTCCCCCGCGGACGACGGGAACCAGGTCTCCGGCTACTCCGACGCGGGGTGGCCCTCCGACGGCCCCTCCGACGACACCGGCTGGCCCTCCACCGGCCCGTCCGACACCGGCTGGCCGTCCCCCGGTGCGAGCGACACGAGCTGCCCCCCGAGCGAAACCCCGCCGACGCATCCCACGCACACCCCTCCGACCCATCCGACGCACACCCCGCCGACTCATCCCACGCACACGCCTCCGACGCACCCGACGCACACTCCGCCGACCCATCCCACGCACACTCCGCCGACGCACCCGACCCACACTCCGCCGACCCATCCCACGCACACCCCGCCCACGCACACCTCGCCCACGCATCCGACGCATACGCCTCCGACGCACCCGACGCACACTCCGCCGACGCATCCCACGCACACCCCGCCCACGCATCCGACGCACACCCCGCCGACGCATCCGACGCACACCCCGCCGACCCATCCGACCCACACGCCGCCCACCCACCCCACCCACACCCCTCCGACGCAGCCCACGCACACGTGGCCGAGTCACACGCCGCACGGGCACCTGCCGCACACCGGCAGTGACGGGATGATGTGGACGGCGGCGGCAGCCGCCGGAGCGCTGGCCGCAGGCGGCGCGCTCGTGGTGTTCACCCGCAGGCGCGGTCGCCACGGGTAG